The Deinococcota bacterium genome includes the window GTGCCGGCGGACGTGTCGGTGGTCGGCTTCGACGACCTGCCCGGCATCGGCGACGGCCTCACCACCATCAGACAGGATATCTCGCGCATTGCCAGTGTGGCCGTGGCGCTGCTCAAGGAAGGGCTGAGGGGCGAGCCGCTGCGCCATGAAACGGTGCCGGTGCGCCTGGTGGTCCGCGGGACCACCGCCAGGAGGAGGTGAGCAACGCCCACAACGCCACATGCCAGCAAGACCGCCATGTCGCAACGCAACTCGTTGTTTGTAGCGCTCATTCGAGCGAGCCCATCAGGAGGAACCATGACCATCCCACGCCTTATCCTCACCCTCATCGCCCTGAGCTTTTTGAGCGCGGCCCTGGCGCAAACCACCGTGCGCATTATGGGCTACGGGGGCAACCAGGACCCGGTCATCGTTGCCGGGCTGCTCAATGACGTCATTGCTGACGAGTTGGCGGCCGAAGGCATCACGGTGCAATACGAACCACTTCAGGACTACGACCCCGCCATCGTTAATGCCCTCTCGGCGGGCACCGCCGCCGACATTTTCCAGCTTCCTTCCGCCACCGCGCCGGGACTCATCGCCACTGGCAGGCTCTTGCCGCTCGACGGCCTGGTTGACACGGAAGCCTTCATTCCGGCTCTCATCGAAACCTACACCATCGACGGAACACTTTATGGCATCCCAAAAGACTTCAACACGTTAGCGGTCTTCTATAACGAGGATCTGTTTGACGAGGCAGGGGTTGAGTATCCAAACGCCGAAGACACCTGGGAAACTTTTGCCGAAAAGCTCCGGGGCGTGGCGGCGCTTGGCGATGATGTCTACGGCGCCTGCCTTGGCGCAGACTTTGCCCGAATGGGCGCCTTCGCTTACGCTAACGGCTGGGAGCCTTTGGACGAAGAGGGTAATACCGATCTGCTAGATCCGGCCTTTGTCGAGGCGTTTGAATGGTTTACTGGGTTGGTTAGAGAAGGGGTCGCCGTGCAACCCAGCGACATCGGCGCAGGCTGGCCGGGCGACTGTCTGGCCGGCGACAACGTTGGGGTTGCCCTCGAGGGTGCCTGGATGATCACCTTTTTGAACAGCTCCGCGCCCAACCTGCAATACGGTACTACCCTGATGCCTAAGGCCGCCACGGGCGACCGGGGTAACTTCCTTTTTGCCGGCGCCTGGGGCGTGAATGCCGACTCGCCCAACCGCGACGCGGCCCTGAAGGTGCTCGAGCTTCTCACCAGCGAAGAGGCGCAGCAGTACACGCTCGAGACCGGTCTGGCGATCCCCAGCCGCACGGTCCTGTCCGATAGCCCCTTCTTCGCGGAGGAAACGCCTCAAGCCCAGGCCAACCTGACAATCTTTGAAGGTGCCTCCGACGGCAACGTCTTTGGCTTCCAGTTCGGCGCGATAGGCACCGACTTCCTAGCGCCCATCAACAATGCGCTGTCCGCCGTGATGACGGGCCAGCAAGATGTCGAGACCGCGCTACAAAGCGCCCAAGCGGAGCTGGACGCGCTGAGCGAACGCGCGCGCACACGCCAGTAGCTTCCTTTGGAGGTGGCCTTGGCCACCTCCAACTCTTCATTCAGCTCTTTAAGCGAGGTGAGCGGATTTGAAGTTCAGGCGTCAAGAAACGACGGCGGCGTACCTTTTCCTTGCGCCTTTTTTGATCACGCTGCTGATCTTTTTCATCTATGCCACGGTGCGGGCCGT containing:
- a CDS encoding extracellular solute-binding protein, producing MTIPRLILTLIALSFLSAALAQTTVRIMGYGGNQDPVIVAGLLNDVIADELAAEGITVQYEPLQDYDPAIVNALSAGTAADIFQLPSATAPGLIATGRLLPLDGLVDTEAFIPALIETYTIDGTLYGIPKDFNTLAVFYNEDLFDEAGVEYPNAEDTWETFAEKLRGVAALGDDVYGACLGADFARMGAFAYANGWEPLDEEGNTDLLDPAFVEAFEWFTGLVREGVAVQPSDIGAGWPGDCLAGDNVGVALEGAWMITFLNSSAPNLQYGTTLMPKAATGDRGNFLFAGAWGVNADSPNRDAALKVLELLTSEEAQQYTLETGLAIPSRTVLSDSPFFAEETPQAQANLTIFEGASDGNVFGFQFGAIGTDFLAPINNALSAVMTGQQDVETALQSAQAELDALSERARTRQ